One region of Miscanthus floridulus cultivar M001 chromosome 19, ASM1932011v1, whole genome shotgun sequence genomic DNA includes:
- the LOC136526449 gene encoding putative F-box protein At5g55150 — translation MAKPPNPKRRSLPLPDWRSGLPEDLLESIGQRLASGHDTTSFRSACSPWRAAIPFATFGPLLLLPFDPDSDCVGFYCVPEKKVLSKTLPDLRGKVACGSSCGWLALIDEAASVTLLNPFAGARTPRVELPPAGEHIAAASSSERVSRVHDWWVLHPTNGYGDADAAGRAIKLEDRRDVFFCEIVLSASPDAAGRECVAMAMLGCSTEVAFCRVGVDSAWTLLDTKLEFSVGSIVHCQDKFLAIDCTGEISVCSSNAGGATPTAALLPSLSPPAGLCHRSYLESNGELHIVGAMMSTFHETRSFTYSSAIYKCNLHARMPEWSRARDIGDQTLFMSKHFNESFSGTSVSKYKENKIYMSEPLYGDPYDLVHRLKIVDIATGASEVKTVQKKMQGSEALGWIRPNLWKL, via the coding sequence atggcaAAGCCTCCCAATCctaagagaaggtccctacctctccctgactggagatccggcctaccagaggatctcctcgagtccatcgggcagcgtctcgcgtcaggccacgatacgacgtccttccgatccgcttgctccccatggcgcgccgccatcccgttcgcgaccttcgggccgctcctgctgctcccgttcgaccccgaCTCGGACTGCGTCGGCTTCTACTGTGTCCcagagaagaaggtcttgtccaagacacTGCCCGACCtgcgcggcaaggtggcgtgcggctcctcgtgtgggtggctggcgctcatagacgaggcggcgtccgtgacgctgctaaatccattcgccggtgcccgtaccccccgcgttgagctcccgccagcaggcgaacacatcgcggcggcgtcctcatcggaacgcgtgtctagggtccacgactggtgggtcctccatcccaccaacggctacggAGATGCGGATGccgcaggcagagccatcaagctagaagacaggaGGGACGTGTTCTTCTGTGAGATCGTGCTCTCAGCGTCGCCTGACGCCGCTGGccgcgagtgcgtggccatggccatgcttgggtgctccacggaggtcgcgttctgccgtgttggagtcgacagcgcatggacgctgctcgacaccaagCTGGAGTTTtccgtggggtccatcgtccactgccaagacaagttcttagCGATCGAttgcactggagaaatctccgtctgcagcagcaacgccgGCGGCGCTACTCCAACAGCGGCGCTGCTtccatcgctgtcgccacctgcagggctctgccaccgcagctacctggaatcaaacggtgagttgcacattgtgggtgccatgatgagcacgttccacgagacacggagcttcacctacagcagtGCGAtatacaagtgcaacctccacgccCGTATGCCGGAGTGGTCCAGggcgagggacatcggtgatcagacactgttcatgtctaaacatttcaatgaaagcttcagcggaacaagtgtatccaagtataaggagaacaaaatctacatgtctgagccattgtatggggatccatacgacttggtccatcgactgaagatcgttgatattgctaccggcgcatctGAAGTGAAGACCGTCCAGAAAAAGATGCAGGGTTctgaggctctaggttggattcgacccaatctctggaagctctag
- the LOC136526450 gene encoding uncharacterized protein: protein MLPDDLSGLTVLTVCSNALKVASSLLNDGPNCRWDKMSKLPNLKELQLLMLEMETQNLADIYLLLKSCHFSNLENLFVQLPATSDVPLRDLVEEVSVELPGDSLVKLGMVKVMNFNWRRFEPNRPLSLLLRKATSLNKLLLVSPNVASLQVPGVQEDNLLLKETLASGRIIVGESDDPAIQPFHPEVFIEE from the exons GTTGCATCTTCCTTGTTGAACGATGGACCAAATTGCCGATGGGACAAGATGAGCAAATTGCCGAATTTGAAAGAGCTACAGCTGCTGATGCTTGAAATGGAGACGCAAAACCTAGCTGACATTTATCTGCTCCTCAAGTCTTGCCACTTTTCTAATCTTGAGAACCTATTTGTGCAG CTCCCGGCTACCAGTGACGTGCCCTTGAGGGATTTAGTTGAAGAGGTGAGCGTAGAACTACCAGGGGATAGCTTAGTCAAGCTTGGAATGGTGAAGGTCATGAACTTCAATTGGCGGCGCTTTGAG ccgaacaggccgttGAGTCTTTTGTTGAGGAAGGCTACCTCCCTAAATAAATTGCTACTAGTTTCTCCCAATGTCGCGTCACTGCAAGTGCCTGGCGTACAAGAGGATAACCTTCTTCTCAAAGAAACTTTGGCTAGTGGACGCATTATTGTCGGTGAGTCCGATGATCCAGCAATTCAGCCATTTCATCCTGAGGTCTTTATCGAGGAGTAA